A stretch of the Solanum dulcamara chromosome 6, daSolDulc1.2, whole genome shotgun sequence genome encodes the following:
- the LOC129892503 gene encoding ATP-dependent 6-phosphofructokinase 6-like — MGSLEHNFSAVTEHTDLNISCSMGEALNSQQKKKIVIGDDGYVLEDVPHLSDYIPNLPTYPNPLQDNPSYSVVKQYFVDEDDTVAQKIVVHKNSPRGIHFRRAGPCQKVYFEPEDVYACIVTCGGLCPGLNTVIREIVCGLHYMYGVSRVMGIDGGYRGFYSKNTIPLTPKVVNDIHKRGGTILGTSRGGHVTKKIVDSIQDRGINQVYIIGGDGTQRGAAVIFEEIRRRGLNVAVAGIPKTIDNDIPVIDKSFGFDSAVEEAQRAISAAHVEATSFENGIGLVKLMGRDSGFIAMYATLASRDVDCCLIPESPFYLEGHGGLFEYIEHRLKDNGHMVIVIAEGAGQELVSESLKSTDPSGNKLLQDVGLWISERIKEHFSKQKKMLINLKYIDPTYMIRAIPSNASDNVYCTLLAQSAVHGAMAGYTGFTVGPVNNRHAYIPFNRIIEKQNKVVITDRMWARLLSSTNQPSFLRTRVDIIKGNKDEEPPKLSDDYLMEKQILAK, encoded by the exons ATGGGATCATTGGAACATAATTTTTCAGCAGTAACAGAGCATACTGATTTGAATATAAGTTGTTCAATGGGAGAAGCGCTAAATTCACaacagaagaagaaaatcgtGATCGGTGATGATGGTTATGTTCTGGAAGACGTTCCTCATTTGTCTGATTACATTCCTAATCTTCCT ACATATCCTAATCCATTGCAGGATAATCCTTCATATTCAGTCGTTAA GCAGTATTTTGTCGATGAGGATGATACAGTTGCCCAAAAG ATTGTTGTCCACAAGAACAGTCCAAGGGGGATACATTTTCGTCGAGCTGGTCCTTGCCAAAAA GTTTATTTTGAGCCAGAAGATGTTTATGCATGTATTGTAACATGTGGAGGCTTATGTCCTGGTCTCAATACAGTTATCAGGGAAATAGTATGTGGCCTACACTATATGTATGGCGTAAGCAGAGTCATGGGGATAGAT GGAGGATATCGAGgtttctattccaaaaacacgatTCCCTTAACACCCAAGGTTGTGAATGATATCCATAAACGTGGTGGAACCATTCTTGGGACATCTCGAGGAGGTCATGTTACCAAGAAAATAGTAGATAGCATTCAAGACCGGGGTATCAATCAG GTTTATATAATTGGAGGAGACGGAACCCAGAGAGGGGCAGCGGTGATATTTGAG GAAATTAGAAGGCGTGGTCTCAATGTTGCAGTTGCTGGAATCCCCAAGACAATCGATAATGATATACCG GTTATTGACAAGTCTTTCGGTTTTGACTCCGCCGTTGAGGAAGCCCAACGTGCTATTAGTGCTGCTCATGTTGAAGCTACCAGTTTTGAGAATGGAATTGGCCTTGTGAAGTTAATGGGACGGGATAGTG GATTCATAGCGATGTATGCTACTCTTGCTAGTCGAGATGTTGATTGTTGTTTGATTCCAGAATCCCCTTTCTATCTCGAAGGGCATGGTGGTCTGTTTGAGTATATAGAACATAGGCTCAAAGACAATGGACACATGGTTATAGTCATAGCTGAAGGTGCCGGACAAGAGCTAGTTTCTGAGAGTTTGAAATCCACTGATCCTTCAGGGAATAAGCTTTTACAAGATGTTGGCTTATGGATCTCGGAAAGGATAAAG GAGCATTTCTCGAAACAAAAGAAGAtgctcattaatcttaaatatATAG ATCCCACATACATGATTCGAGCTATTCCTAGTAATGCATCTGACAATGTGTATTGCACCCTTCTAGCGCAAAGCGCTGTACATGGAGCAATGGCTGGCTACACAGGCTTTACGGTTGGTCCTGTCAATAACAGACATGCTTACATACCCTTTAAT AGAATCATTGAGAAACAAAACAAGGTTGTGATTACAGACAGGATGTGGGCAAGACTTCTATCTTCGACGAATCAACCTAGCTTCTTGAGAACGAGAGTAGATATAATTAAAGGAAACAAGGACGAAGAACCACCTAAGTTATCAGACGATTATTTGATGGAGAAACAAATCCTTGCTAAGTAA